GACTAATCATCTTCTGCCATAGACATTACCGGAATTCTCTTGCTTGTAAAACTCGAACACTTAACTCGCAACTCGTCTCCGACCACAAAGTCTCTTTTCCCATTAGTCTGAAAGGCACAAAAAACAGCACCAATATCTTTAACACAACGAACTGATGAGTAAGCTTCAATAAACTGACTCATTAGTTCTATATTACCCAGAATATAATAACCACTATCGAAAATGAAACAGGTTATACTTGTCGAGAGTGTAAAATTTAATGGATACGATCCCCATTCTATATTTTGACCAACTGGATCTTTTTTCGTTGATTACTCCATGAATCCAATGTTGATGTGCTAATACTCAGTCATTTTGACCAAGAGGAGTTCCTCAAACTCCATGAATTTTTCTAACATTCTTTCAAAGAATAGCATTAAGTAAAAGCTCGATTTGTATTTCACCGATTTGTATTTCACCAATTGACCCGtacatagaaaaagaaaatcatgtaTATAAATAAGGTTTAAAAGAAAATCATGCTTCGTCCGTGCTTCATCGTATTTCTTTTCGGATTCCTTTTTTTACACGCAACGTTTCTTCATCTTCATTCTTTTATACCGTCCCAAACAGCCAAGCTGCTCCCCTTGTATGCAAAAACTTCGATTCCAAGTTCCAAGTGGATAAATAGTTGGTCATCAGAAAGAGCAAGGAAcaactatttaaaaaaagaaatgctGAAAAAAACACAAGGGGGTGAACATGTACCTCAAACCGATACATCCCACGAATTCCACCACCCAAGTCAAGAACTAATCCCCGTGCACGGATTTGATGAACCTTAGATGTTGCCTCCACCCCAATTTTTAGACTTTTCGCATTCATTGGAGCCTCAAAGCCACCTTTTGAATTCCGTTTCAAGCCGGCTGATTTTTCCTCCTCGTCACACTGTGCAGCACTTCGAATTAGAATAGATGGTGATGAGTAAGAAGAAGATGCCACCCCGCTAGATTCATGCCTACTCACAGCGGAGTGCTGCTTTTCTTGCTCAGTAGGAATGCTCCCAACCGATGCCCAAGAATCAGTTGCttgttttatttgtgaaaaagaTCCTTCGATTTCAACCACATTATTTGTTCCAGATCTTGGTTTTGGTAGAGTTTCTTTAAGAGAGAGTTTAATGTTACCGCGAATATCCTGACCTATGCACTTCAAGTGCAGTTGCTGGCCAATAGATACCACATCTGAAACTCGGGAAACCTGTAGAAATAGGAAATAGTTTCGTGAAGTGATAAAACAATAGAAAACGACTGGATAAAAGTACTATAAACTTATGCCCAAGTCACCACAAGAAGTGACAATTAACCCAAAATCAAAGAGTATCAAGAAGCTAGAtgcaaaaattttaaatgccACAATCAAATGAAACCTGTAGTTAACTCCTACAAGCAAATGCACAGACAAGATCTACAGGTATCCATAAAGTCAAAAGGCAGCATGACTAAAAGCTCTTTCCATCTGCCGAAGTCCCAAAACTTTAATCACATCAGAGAAAGAGACGAACCCAACAAGAAGGTCAGTCTTGGGGTGGTTTTTGTCACACCAGATGACGCCGTCCTATTTTTTTCCCCAGCAGTCATTGATGGATGCTCCAACAACGAGGCTTAGAAGCGATCAAGCCACTAACTACGTGTTAGATATGATAGGCAACAGGACTGTTCAAACCCAATAACAACACAATGAAATTGTTCAATTCTGGatggagggaaaagaaaagctTACTATCTTAGAACCACTAACTACATACCGGTTCGTGAGATAATTCAGATACGTGTAGAAGGCCTTGTTGGCCGCCATTAAACTCCACAAAAGCACCATATTCTTTGATCGATGTTACGACGCCTTTATAGATCCCTCCAACTTCAATCTCACGACCAATTATAAAATCAACCTGAGGACCACACAATATAAGCAAATTGGATTTCTCGGAGAACAAATTGATCATTAAGAATGCTTAAAAGAAGATGATAAACACAAAAATACAACAGAGAAATAGAATAGATCAACAAAAAGAAGGATTACCTTTTCTAACGCTTTATCCAGTACCCCATGGTTCTTAGCAACTATTGTAAGTGATCCATCATTCACAGAGATCCGTGCACCTGGGTTAAAGAAGTTCATAGAGTTTGTTAGCGAAGGGTTATGCATGTAGACCACAGTAAGTTATCCAAAAAATGCATATAATGACAACAGCATGTCCTAGAAGGAGAAAACAGATGCAGCCAACAACCCACTAAGACTATTGTATCTACAACTATAACAGGAGTGACAGTCAAAGGTGGGCATGAATACGAGATGTCAGTTAAATAATGGGCCAGACAGAGGCCAGGCTGCTTAATCCAGTTCCGCCCAAGAGAAGAGACCCTCCCAAGTCTCCATCAAGACTCCAAAAGTAGGCCAAAGCAAAGCCCTTTAAGTACGATATGTGACAATTTGGAGTTCTTCGGCCCTTGATATAGGTGTGGGTGGGTGGTTgatttccggataatgaaaaATTCAACTTGTACGAGTTTGGCATGTGACAGTTGTTTCAGCAATTCACGTATCCACTCAATAGAAACCAAACCTTAAACCTGCATTCAATCAACTTCTTGTAATTCTAATCTTCACAAGAAGCGTTCTCGTGTCTGCCAAAGTGATCAATGCTCAAAACCAAATCTAGCAGACAGAATCATCACTCAGACATGAACTTACTTCCGTCTTCAACGAATGAATGGACAAAGGAACTTAGTTAGATCGTAGACGAGACTCAGATTAAAAGAACTATATAGTAATCAAAAATAACATTTGGATGCTGAGAAGTGGTAAAAATGGTGGCAAGTGTGCCTATCGAATCACTATATCCAAATTCCAAAGTCAATAGTCAAAATGGTGACCACAGAGAATGTCATCTACCACAATTTTACAGGAAGTCCCAGCAGCAACTAGCCAACTACCATTCCAGATCCATGTGAACCAAATCACGTGAAGAAAAGGATTGTGTAGCAAGAACCTCCAGAGATGTCAAGATCAGCAACAGGCACAAGATTTTACTTAACAATTTGATCCAAGACAAAAAGGTAATGAGCAGCTGTATATAGAACAAATTCTAGTCCTTCATGACTCATGAGAGTGACATCAAACGTTGTAGTAGAAGTCTTTAGTATTCCCAAACTCAAGTATTACCAGTTTCTTCCTCAATTTTTCTCCTTAAGGCACCAAGAGGCCCAATCAAGCGGCGAAGAGCTTCATTGCTGTACTTCAAGGTAACTGCAATACCAATCACAATGATAGACAAATGCACAAAGTACAACTCACGGTCAGAAGTTTCATGACAACAAAGCTTCTACAGAACATAGCTTATGACAGCAGCATCATACCAATTCGAGGAGAATTCCTTTCATCCAGAGTACGTGGTGCATTTATCTCTTGTTCCATGTGGTCAAGGATTTGAAGCCGGGCTTTAAATGCTGGTTCCAAAGACTCACATACAATATCGAGAGGGATTCCAGCAGGCTTTATATCCAATTGGATTGCTGTTATTCCATTCCGCGTGCCTGCAATTTTAAAGTCCATGTCCCCCAAATGATCTTCCAGGCCCTAAGAGAGGGTAAGACAAGTCAAGGTGTCAAAAGAGTGCCTATAACTAATAGATTAGAAGAACATAGTACCAGATTAGTGCTGGAAAAATAGCAAGATAGAaccccaaaaaacccaaaaaaataaagaaatgattATCAAAAGAGTAAAATTGAAAACATTCTAAACAGACAATACTAAAAATTAACTAACATTCCACTGttcgtttttatttgtttccatTAACTACAGAAGGCATTCCAACGTTGATCGTAAAAATGActcaaacaaagaacaaacaaaaaagcaCAAAGTGAACTCCTACCAAAATATCAGTCAATATGCGGTAATCCTTGATGATGCCAGTTGAGGGATCAACATCAGTCACAAGGCCCACTGAAACACCTGCTACATGTTCACGTAAAGGAATTCCCGCATCCATCAAAGCCATGCTGCCTGCAGTAAACAGGAATCAAAAAGCATATAAAAGCCTGCTTAATGAAATATGAATCTTAGTCTAAAATATGACCAGCTTTCAAGCATGGCCCTATCAAAGCTGAAGGTATGATGATCcaattaaatatataatttgtCTTCACGACCTTCAAGTGCCCCAGACATATAATAATGAATATAGGAAAATGTGCATTCAATATGTCACCCGATAAAAACAAGTCAACCACCACTGGAAAATAGTGGTGATAGACAATCTAGTACAGTACAGGAACTAAAGTGCGAAGAATGACGAAAATCATTCTTCATGAATGGGAAGGGGAGAGTGGAACGCTTGATAGAAGCAAGTGCACTAGGCTAGAAAAATATACCTGCACATACAGTTGCCATTGACGTTGAACCATCAGAAGCCATGACCTCCGAATTAATTCGAATTGTATATCGTAACTCATTTTCAGGAGGTAAGACAGCTAGCAGAGCTTTCTCAGCTAGAGTACCTAAATGCAGTAGCCAACACAGAAAGAGTTAAAATCAAGGAACAGGGTCATTGGAGTACAGTAGGAAGCATATTCTAGCGGTCAAACTTAACAGCCAATCCTGATTCGGTGCTGACATGACATCATAAGATacataaagtaaaaaaaatcttGCTTTACCATGCCCGACTTCACGCCTATTCAGGCCAGCTCTTTTACCCACTTCATTTATACAAAATGGTGGGAAACTATAATGAAGCATGAAACGTTTAGTTGAGGGACCAACTAAGGAATCCAAACGTTGGGCATCTCCGGGTGCTCCAAGGGTCACAGTACAAAGCACCTGTAGACAGGATCAAACATATGGTTAGAGAGTTGGAACTTAAACATGTAGACATATGGCAGATTTAGTCGCCATAACAAACTAATCAGAATCGACCAACGccaggtaaaaaaaaatagcattgaCCTGAGTATCTCCACGGGAGAAAAGTGATGATCCGTGCAATTGAGGAAGATTACCAGCTTCACAGAACAAAGGCCTAACTTCATCAAGACGTCTCCCATCAACTCTAAGTCCTTCAGCTATAATTCTTCTGCGAACAATCTGCCATTATTTATTACAAACTTGAGAGACACAGCTCATTGGAAATTGCAAAAACTAAATATATAGAGATGAGATTCAACGCCAAAAAAATGGCAAACATATAAAATGAATGGTCAACAAAAGATCATCCATTTCATTTACAAGCAATTTGCCATATAAGAAGTTCAACTCTTAATGGTCTACTTAGATGCTGTGCACATCATGAATTCTTTTAAAGACAGAAAAAATATACACCAGCTGTAAAATATTTCTTATTTAATTTGCCAAATAAGAAAGCTACATCGCTGGTaacaatattttcttttattgccaATCAAGAAAGATGTTACATTACTAACTTCGTACAAAATAGGATATAGAGTCATAGACGCCTACATAACCCAGTGACAGATCATGGGCCAGAGGAGTTTATGCATTTCttatcaataaaaatgtttaACCATACAGAATCCTTTCTGCAAACACTAATATACCTAAGAACTTAACTTAAAATACCATACACAAATAATAAACTCACGGATGCATACCCCTTTCCTCACTGTGTCAACTGTCTTTGGTAGAGCTTTCAAGCTTTCTTCATCACCCTCTTCCTCGAGTTCTCTTCTCACATCTTGTGTAATCCTATCTAAGGCCTCTCCACGTTCAAACTGGATGTAAATAGTACATCAACAAAATTAACACAAGGCATGTAGAGATACACTATCATAACCACATGCAGAAGTATTATCTCATACATAGGCATGTACATAGGAAGTTAAAAACCAATTAGATCTTCAGCAGGTTTTGTACAGAAATGGTGCACACCTTCCCATACGTAGGATCTGTAAAGACAGCTTCAATAGGTGCTTCAGCCAAGTTCCTGACTTTTTCCAATGTCATCTCTGACATCATGGACAGTTTATATTCCTTCTTCCGCTTACCTGCTCTGGCCGCCAGTCTGATTTGAGGCTCAAGATATTTAACTGCCTGATTATTCGAAGACATTTAAAATTATTCTTTTACAAGTAGTTCACTCCTGAAAGTTGTTACGAGGCTAATGACTTACCTCAGGATGAGCAAGCCTTAAGGCCGCTTCCAGATCTCTTTCTGATATCTCACGAGCTTGCACATCAATCATCAAGGTTTTATCCTTTGTGCAGGCATATACTAAGTTGAGATCACTCATGTTGAGCTGCATGAAATTTAACATGTTGCCAGTACTAGTCAAATTCATATACACTTTAACTGTTTGAGGCGTTTCAGATCACTAAGACGGTCAACATATAACCATGCCATGAGCAGTAATGAGGAACCAAAGAAGCAAAGTATTAAGGGACTTCCATCAGTATCAGTTCAAGAACCACTGCCGCAGAATAGATAAACACCAAACTTTCAGCTATTACTTAATATGtaagttcaaaaaagaaaaccttaCATAGCCGCATCTAGCAGACATTTACCACTAAATGTATCGGCTAACcactttttttcaataaaaagaACATATAGGCACCTCTACCAAATAGAAGGGAGTGTTACCTCATCCATGGTTGGATTAACAATGAATTCTCCGGAAATCCGCCCTATGCGAATCATACCAATGGGGCCACCCCAAGGGATATCTGATAACATAAGAGCAACAGATGTTGCATTAGCAGCCATTATATCTGGATCTTGCTTCCCATCAGAAGAAAGAACGCTTGCCATCACCTATGAATCAATCAACAGTGATTGAGAGagtaagagaaaaaagagagaacaaaaatcAAGCAGAATACCACAGAAACCAAAAACCAATACCATACCTGGACCTCATGGTATAATCCAGCCGGGAAAAGAGGTCGTATGGGTCGATCAATGAGGCGGCCGCATAAAAGTTCACGTTCTTTTGGTGCACCTTCTCTTCGCATGAAGGTGGTGGGAATCACACCTTGAGCAAATTGTTTCTCTTGGTAATCAACCTTTAGAGAAGCAAAAGCCATAAAACTTCGTCGAAGGCAAGGaaccaagaaagaaaataattaatccCGCACCTACGCCCCACCACTCAAAATGCAATTGATACAAGTAAACAGACAAAAAAGGACCATGTGAGCACGCCCGGAGAAGAACAGAGGCAGTGTCTTAATCATATCGAACCCAAGAGACATAACACTAACTAATTCAGGAGCTTGCCAAACAACATCTTCGAATGTGAGACGGGAAATTAACTTATCAATAGATGAAATATAATCAGATGCAACAAAACCCGCCCCGCCCGTTGCCATTCTGTTTCTAGATGGGGTAAAAACATACAATCCTCTCATTACATAAGAAATGAATGAATATGCAAGTGCACAAGGAAACGTCAAACGTACAGTGAGGGGCAGGAAGTCACGAACGGCGTCGCCTTTACCCGAAGCAACAGTGGATAAAACCTTGGTCTCTTCCATGGCCAAAACGACAGCACCGTTGGCAAACCGAGCCATCTTTCCCGTCTCGAAAGTGATCTTCTTTGACCCGATTTCGAATTCCTCGGTGAACGACTCAAGGACCTTAGTGCCGGCGACGGGGGTCGCGTAATCGGACGGCGGCAGCGACCGCGACTCCGACGCGGACGGGGCTAAGTGGAGACGACTGGTGGATATGGTGCGGCGGCCGAGGTTTGTCCATTTGAGGACGGGGGTTCTCTTGGTTGCGAGGGAtaacatggagagagagagagagacgatggTTTAGGGTTTAAGGGAGGGGTTTTAGCGccagagagagggagtgagtGTGAGCTTTGGAAATTTTTGGCACTAGTAGCAGTTTAAAGGGTTTTGATTTGGTGCTTCGTTCGTGGCGTAAATGCTACCAACCGGGAGCAGAATGCTGCATGTACAACTCTCGACTACAATTATGGTGCAATTGCGTTTGAAAGTGTTCGATGTACATCAATTCATTTGCATCGAATGTCTCCGAACTCAATTGTATTCAGAATTGTATATGTTGACTTTTCCACGAAAATTTATTCAATGATGTTCTTTTACATTTCGTACTGTGGTTGGGGTTAAGACAAtttgtgaaaagaaaattgagatGGGTCAAGGGCACCGCGTGACACTCAAGGGTTTGAAGCAGGGCACATAAGATTGGACTTGTGCGCAACTTGTATCAACGAAATTAATGTGCGGTgaactatgattttttttaggtgtttcaCCTTGTGTTAGGAAACTTCCAtaccacatttttttttgagactCACCTCAAAAAAATGTATGGTAAAAAAGGCCACTACAGCGATGCTCGGGCCTTCACTTATAAAGCTCAACCACATTAGTGTTTCAATCCCCCAAGCTTGTCAAGTCAAAATACTGTGTTCGGTTTAGACGTGTAAAACCAACTTCTCCCTCTGAGTCTCTGACAACGTATTCCAATaaaatttctcttcaattttttttttttatatacggAGTATCTTTTCTCACTcactattcaaaatttttttccttaaaaatccaatccaaaccaaacagaaggtcgcgtttgtttattttctttttctgtcgGCAGTCGGCCGGCTTCCtgaaataagtcaaaaaaacaaaacgcACAAAATGCCGGGTTAACCGTCATAAGTCATTGGATTGTACTATACTAGCAGTCCCCAGAAAGTCCAACACTCGAGCATGCTCCGCCACCGCGCCATGTCCACCGCCACTGCCGCTGCTATCCTATCTCCCAGAACGTCATCAAAACCACTCCTACCCCTCAGAAACCCTATCTTCTCATTCACTCCCGTTCACCCCAATAACCGTCTCTCTCTATTCGCCAAATCATCCCTCCGTTGCTTCGCTTCTTCGGCCGCAATGGAGAAAGTCAAAGTCCAGAACCCCATCGTCGAAATGGACGGTACTACCCATACACACAcactgacacacacacacacacaccacttGTATAATTAGGCGCTTTCTGGGCTTACTTTTGTTATTTTcgctcggttttttttttttctgaatttttatcggatttgtatcaagttTGCGACCAAAAGTAAAAGAAGTTTAAGGATGaatcaaaattttgttcttattgttgtttgtgttatttttttttatttctgtccatatattatttaaaattttttgaagtgTGACGAATGATTAGTCCAAAAACTATATGGTAACGCTAAATAAAAGATCactaaaagtaaataatatCATCGTCTGTTGCATTGAAAAATTGATTCTGGCCAAACTCACCCTTAATGGAACTTTAATTTGCACTCCTTTGCGTTTTCCAATTACAGGCGATGAAATGGCGAGAGTCATATGGTGGATGATCAAAGACAAAGTATGTATtccaaattcaatattttttgaaatattttgatCGGTGTTCTAAAAGTGCTGCCTAGGCCAACTATTCCCCGCCTAAGCGCTAGGCGATGGTCCAACACCTAGGTTAGGCAGCTGACTAGGTGGGGCCTAGTCCACTAGGTGCTAGTCAGCCCACTAGTTGGCGCCCTTTTCCGCCTAACTAGCGCCTAGCGGCTTTTAGAACATTTTCGATTGATGCTTATGGAAGCTGTGTTTGTACTCTATGATTGCAGCTTATCTTTCCACATTTGGAATTGGATATAAAGTATTTTGATTTAGGGATACTGAATCGTGATGCGACGGATGATAGAGTCACTGTAGAAGCTGCTTTAGCGGCTCTCAAGTAAGACTTGTTTGGAGTTGGATCACTTtctatcttcttttttcatcCCTTTCACCGTGGAtgtatgtttttcttttgtaaaattCTGTAATTGGTTCGCTAAACTATTCAATTTGAGGGTTGGATATGGATTTAGAATGAATTTCTTGGTTCCACGGCAAGAGATTGCGATTGGGAAGCATGAGCATGTTTGTTATGAATGTAGAAACCCCTTTATGCTTATACTGCAGAAGGTGGGGTTCATTCACATTCCTACCAGACTGGAGTGTTGGATCTGGTGGAACTTGTAGACTCAAAATGGGCATTTGTTACATAGGTGTTATGATTTCAGGAGTATGAATACAATTGGTGATTTAATGTGCTTAGTCTAGGTGGTTAGTGGAAGTAGCTTGATAATGTATTTACTTGTACTAGCGgcaatgggaaaaaaatcaagCTCATATGAGTGTCCCAACTGGTACCACTGAGTGTGGCTATTTCTGCAAGAATAATAGTTCCAGCGATGAGTAGATAGTATTAGATGGGGCATGGCCTTCTGTCTGGATATTGAGGGAGAGGAATGCTGGGGTGTTCCAAGGAATTAGCACTTCTGATGAAAGTTTGTGGTCCAAGATTGCAGATGAAGTCAGAGCTTGTATGCGTTATTGGTGGAAGATAAAGTCCAACGATGAGAATAGGCTGCTGGTCAGGAGGTGGAATGTGCATTCCAGTATTCTGGCTTCGAGTTAGTCTTGCCTAGGAGTTGAGTATTGTTGCTTCTTGTAGCATTGTTTGCTTTTTTACTTTGCTTTGGCCTGACTGCTTGTAAAGGGTATGCCTTGTGTTTGAGTTTGTTTGCGTGCAATGAAATGGTtgagttacaaaaaaaaaaccaagcacAAGTCATGTCATGCCTTGCTTAGCCCGGCAACAAGCACTTGTCTTGCCAGGTTGACATAGTTGGGAGGTGCCTTGGATTATTCCAAAGTTTGGTAAGATGAATAAAGAGGTTTACAGAAAAAGAGCCGATAAATATTCCGAGATAGACTATACTGACTGAAAAGTTGTATCTTGCCCAAATTCAGACCAATGCAGACagaattttagaattttgatGCAAATGAGTTATAGACAGAGTTAACAATTTGGATACTATTACCCAAACCTATTCCGGCTTGATCACCTCCTAGATCTAGCCCATTTTTTGGGCTAACCAAGAGTTTCGGATTTCAAATGTGGAGAGTTTTCTTATATGGAGACTGGAGTTATGAGAGCAATGGTAGATATGTCGGTAATGCATATCTATTTAAAAAAGACCTATTAAAATGGTTTACAAGATAATGGTAATGCATTGTGTTCTTTGAAAATCTGTGAAGGATTCTTTTAGTATGTAATGGAgacagaaaaatgaaaaatggcaGCTTGTAATGGTCCTACATGGcaattttctatttcttttcattCCCCGAGgaaaaatttgaatcaaaactTTATCTAACCTCGTTATATTGTCATTCTAACCCTTAGTGTTTTGCAGGTACAATGTTGCTGTGAAATGTGCTACCATAACTCCTGGTTAGTTGTTCCAGTCATTTTCTTACTTTTCATGGGTATGTCTTATGATGAAGACCACAGACATAGTAAATCGGAGTGCAGGGTTTGCTGAGAGATGAATGTGTTTCATTTTACTGATTTTATGCTCACTGATTTGTAACAAGGGACACTTAGACTGATAGTTTTGACTTGTTGTAACTACTATCTGAAAAAGGGGGAAGGTTAGTAGAGACATTGAAGCAATAGTAATGGTAAGTTCATGTAGTTCTCTTATAGCATGTCGTAACTGTAGTCCCTTGATATGTAGATCAGTCATATTGCATTCAGAGACAGACGTATACATCTCACCAGTGTTCATTTTATGAAAGACAGTGAAATGAATACTAGCAAGGTGAGTTTAGG
This DNA window, taken from Rhododendron vialii isolate Sample 1 chromosome 8a, ASM3025357v1, encodes the following:
- the LOC131298857 gene encoding polyribonucleotide nucleotidyltransferase 2, mitochondrial, producing MLSLATKRTPVLKWTNLGRRTISTSRLHLAPSASESRSLPPSDYATPVAGTKVLESFTEEFEIGSKKITFETGKMARFANGAVVLAMEETKVLSTVASGKGDAVRDFLPLTVDYQEKQFAQGVIPTTFMRREGAPKERELLCGRLIDRPIRPLFPAGLYHEVQVMASVLSSDGKQDPDIMAANATSVALMLSDIPWGGPIGMIRIGRISGEFIVNPTMDELNMSDLNLVYACTKDKTLMIDVQAREISERDLEAALRLAHPEAVKYLEPQIRLAARAGKRKKEYKLSMMSEMTLEKVRNLAEAPIEAVFTDPTYGKFERGEALDRITQDVRRELEEEGDEESLKALPKTVDTVRKGIVRRRIIAEGLRVDGRRLDEVRPLFCEAGNLPQLHGSSLFSRGDTQVLCTVTLGAPGDAQRLDSLVGPSTKRFMLHYSFPPFCINEVGKRAGLNRREVGHGTLAEKALLAVLPPENELRYTIRINSEVMASDGSTSMATVCAGSMALMDAGIPLREHVAGVSVGLVTDVDPSTGIIKDYRILTDILGLEDHLGDMDFKIAGTRNGITAIQLDIKPAGIPLDIVCESLEPAFKARLQILDHMEQEINAPRTLDERNSPRIVTLKYSNEALRRLIGPLGALRRKIEEETGARISVNDGSLTIVAKNHGVLDKALEKVDFIIGREIEVGGIYKGVVTSIKEYGAFVEFNGGQQGLLHVSELSHEPVSRVSDVVSIGQQLHLKCIGQDIRGNIKLSLKETLPKPRSGTNNVVEIEGSFSQIKQATDSWASVGSIPTEQEKQHSAVSRHESSGVASSSYSSPSILIRSAAQCDEEEKSAGLKRNSKGGFEAPMNAKSLKIGVEATSKVHQIRARGLVLDLGGGIRGMYRFETNGKRDFVVGDELRVKCSSFTSKRIPVMSMAEDD